DNA sequence from the Rattus rattus isolate New Zealand chromosome 2, Rrattus_CSIRO_v1, whole genome shotgun sequence genome:
agcttctgtaaggaaaaggctgtcaataggataaaacagcaactcACAGATTGGAAAGAgttctttaccagtcctacatcggATAGAGAGCTAATACCTAACATATTCAATAACtcggaagttagactccacagattTAAATAATCGTATTACATGGGGCACAgagtttaaaaaagaattctcaacagacaCATACCAAATGGGTgaaaggacctaaagaaatgttcaagatccttatttatcagggaaatgcaaatcaaaacaactctgagatcccacctcacacaccagtcaaaatggctaagatcaaaaactcaagtgacagtagatgctggcgaatatgtagagaaagaggaagagtcctcaattgttggttggattgcaagctggtataaccactctggaaatcagtctggtggttcctcagaaaattggactgaGTACtatctgagggcccagctataccactcatgggcatacaCCCTTAGATactgcaacatataacaatgacacttGCTGCACTGtgttcatctcagccttatttatactaactagaatctggaaagaacctaaatgtccttcaacagacaaatgaatacaaaaaatgtggtacatttccacaatggagtactactcggctattaaaaacaatgacttcatgacattcataggcaaattaatggaactaggaaatatcatcctgagtgaagtaacataGTCACAAAACATCGCAGATGGTATGCAGtcagttataagtggatattagctcaaaagtttggaatacataagaaaaaaaaatcacagatcatataaagTCCCAGAAGAATAAAGATCAAAATgggattcttcattccttcttagaaatgagaaaaaatactcacgagaggaaatacagggacgaaGAATGGAACAGGGACTGAGGAAAAGGTCACCTAgaaactgcctcacctggggatcctaccacatgcagccaccaaacccagtctctatttATGATACCAAGAATTACTTGCTGATAGGAGCTAGATATTGGTGTCTCCTGAGAAcctttgccagagccctactgatacagattgAGGATGTTTGCAgttaatcattggactgaacaggGCACCTCCAATAtaggagatagagaaaaaaactgaaggagatgaagggttttgcaacatgaaacaaaaatatcagccaaccaaccccaacagagctcccaggaactacatcaccaaccaatgagtacacatggagggacccatggctacagccacaTATGTGACAGAGGATGCCATTTTTCAGCATCAACGGGAGAAAAAGTCTTTGATCTTCTGaatgctcatttccccaatgtagggtaatgctatGATGTGAAGTTTTCAGTGGGTGGGTAGGACTGGTAgcatccccatagaagcagggagaggtggaggagataTGGGAGCAGGGGGGAAttggataatatttgaaaagtaaatacataaaatattcaagaaaacatttttaaaaagcaacatttaatatgtatttaaattgTGGTTCTATGATGGCGTTTGTATAGTTTTAGGTACAGCAGGATCAAGACATTTCTGGATTTGTTTGTAATTTTTGACTCTGAAGACATAAATGTGCTTACATAGCACCGATTTGTTTAGATATTCTGTACCTATCACTGCTGTAGGATTGCCCATACTTAATTCTCAGTGGATATTGAATGTTTTAAACATGACACTGCTTATACTTCCCCCAGGCTATGTGAAGCAATGGCCAGTTTATAACCCTGACATCAGAATTTGTGAGTTCTTTCTCAACCCACAATACCTGTCAAAGAGTAGATTAATTAACCAAATTCACATAAACAGATTTTTTTGGGTAGAAGTGGGACCAAATTCCCATAAAGTGGAATCTTTCCAGGGACCTTAATTTCCACAAACATGTGATGTCAGCCCTCAAGTTACACCATTGTCATCTATATATATCAAAGAAGTTTATCACATGCACTGTGGATATCAAATGAAGCTCCTCATGAGACATTGCCAAAGATTCTTCAGGGATGAGGAAACACCTGTAGAAAAGGAAACATGAATACAGGAATAGCATCTTCTTGGCCAGTGTAGAAGATGGGGATAACTGCTACATGTTTGCTGATCTGTGAAGCAATTAACTATCAATACTGCCCAGGCTCAGAGCAGGAAAAAATATGCTCACCGTAATTTTACTCATCTTTCTCCTGAACATTCCACTCCTTGTGGCTAGTTTGATTTATCCCAGGTGCTTTTGGAGTATGAAGAATGAATACCAGGATAGAAACCTGGGAACAGGTTGTATGTTCTTTATTGTAGCAGTGCAACAACCTGTGGAAAAAGAGTATTTCAGTCATATTTCGAATATACAGTAAGTACTTTTGTATTTTCCATATAAATGACATCATTAATATTTCCTTAGTCTGCTGAGGGTGAAGAGAAAAGCAATGCCAAAGATATTTTGTACTATGTTATCAACTTGCAAACAAGAAAGAACTACAAATTCTTTTAGAGATGTAATGCTCTATTACCACTTTAAATTGACCTAGGGTATGTTTTTGCCATCAGCCTCCCCACATACCGGGATGGAAACTGGGCAATAAAAAAACTCCAACCTCTATTTACCCCATATATCCTCCCCTAAACAGGTTCCATAGCATAGATGTCAATGGTTTCTTAACCAAGGAAACACTATCAAATTTTTGTGAGTTTATCCTACATTTGTTTAGAAAAATGGCCATAGAGTCCTCTTTTCAGAGTATAATTTCTATTGCATATGCTAGAGGCACTAATATTGAAAACACCCGTAGATGTGAAGGGCTTTCATATAGCTTTCAGTTACTTTCTTAAATTTTCTCCATTTGGTCCCCATTTATGAACTAAAGCTGCATCAAGAATTGATGTAAGAAATCTGTTTTCTGAGAACTTAATGTTTTGATCTGTATAACTTCACTGGGTTTTATGTCTTACAAAGTCTAGTTCTCTCTATAAAAAAGAGGAAATGTACTGATTATAAAGAACATGTTTTCATTCTTCGAAAAGTGATATATTACTAGTAGTAGTGACTAGTTACTTCCCTTATCACTTTCCTAGGTGACAATTTGGCATATTGTAGTTGGCAATACTATGAAATAAGGATATAGAAGTTGCGTATTAGCTtatatttgctttattatttttacctcATTATTATTTCTACCTCTCTGTTATTAAAtcagaaaattttaatatttagcaCCTATGTCTTTTTTTAGTAATTTTACAAAGTATAGTTGCATATTTTAGCAGTGTGAGCAAtatcttcattttgattttgtggaCTTCTGATAGTTTTTTCAGACAAAGTACTTCAGACCACAAAGTCACTCTAATGACTCAATTACTCTATGTTTCTTAATGTTTAATATGTAGGAGTCAGTGTTTGATTTTTACAAGTACTAGTCTTAAACTTCTGTAGTGTGttactaaaatttttaaagatatttttctgtgtatttaaaatcaatattttaaaagttttgtttttaatatataaaaacacGACCGATGTGCAGTTTCtaactgaaataaatatatttagctGTTAGTGAAAAGTAGTAAAGAAGTAATATATTTAATGTTGATTAGTCAGATGTTTTAAATAATTCTGAAACGAGttattatgctttttaaaaacataagcaaAACTGTATAACTCCATTGCAActgcattttagaaaaaaagaggatTTAAGATAAGGATGGTTATGTGGggatataataaatgtatttcctcctaatgaaaatgaattttagcTACGTGAGCCAAGTATTGCCTTAAAAGACTGCTCTGAACTCAATTGTCATTCTGTTACTGACTTTGCCATTATAggaaatttcataaaaataccATATACTTAATGGCTCACATATACcatgtatttttcatatttctcacTAATTTCAGAGAATATGTgaccatttttttccatttggtcAAAGTGAAGTGTGACTTATTTATCTTATTAGCAAATATTCTAAAACAAGAGAAGCAAAAACTATCTCTGTGAGAATATGAGAGTTGTACATCTCACTTATGGACTCCAATGAACATTTCAAGGCTTTATGAGCTTCTAGCTTCTATAGTTATGTCAAAGACACTACACTGGTCACTTCAAACTTTCAGGGTAAGGGCAATAAAATCCAGTACAGGATTGTCCTTCTTTTGACTGCAAATGAAATCTGTAAATTCCTGTCCTTATAAACACTGTAACCTTTTACAGAACacctacagaaaaccaaaagtaTCCTCTCGCCTTGGCTTTTTCCATGAATGAAATCAACAGGAACCCTGATATTTTGCCAAATATGTCCTTAGCATTCAAATCCTCAGTACACAGTTGTTATTTGGAATCCCAATACACTAGTCTCTTTTCTTTGGCTTTACAAAATCATGAAATTCTCCCTAATTTTATCTGTACAGAAGACATCAAGTGTGGTGTGGTACTTAGCGGACTAAAATGGGAAACAACAGTGACACTTCATATAATCCTAAACAATTTCATGTTTCAGCAggtaaatgtgtatgtgcatgcatgcgtgcatgcatgcatgtgtgtgtgtgtgtgtgtgtgtgtgtgtgtgtgtgtatgtgtacatgtgtctgtattAGGGGCACGGTGGAAATTCATGAAATCAGATATATCTTGGTGCCTTATTTGGCCTGAGCAAATCTATGTAGTTCAAGGGTACTTTTCAGAGTCTCTGCAGGGGCTTCTCCATATCCTCATATGAAATTGAGATGAGGGAAGTGATAGATAGCTCAGATTTCTAGAACtctaaaaaaatgtgtttatacttTTTCAGGATTTCATTCTACCTCATGATACTTTCCTGTCTTCTAGTTCCGTCAGCTTACTTATGGACACTTTCATCCTGCTCTGTATGATCATGAAAAttttcctcatctatatcagATGGCCTCTGATGATACATCTCTAGCCCTTGCTCTCGTCTCCTTCATAATTCATTTCAGTTGGAACTGGATAGGGTTGGCCATCTCCGACAATGATCAAGGaacacattttctctcttatttgagaagagagatggaaaaaaatacagtCTGCTTTGCCTTTGTCAACATTATTCCAGTCAATATGAATTTGTACATGTCAAGAGCTGAATTGTATTACAGCCAAATTATGACATCATCCGCAAATGTTGTTATCATTTATGGTGATACAGGGAATACGTTAGCTGTGAGCTTTAGAATGTGGGAATCTCTAGGTATACGGAGACTATGGGTCACCACCTCACAGTGGGATGTCACTCCTTTGAAGAAAGACTTCACATTTGATAATGGATATGGAACTTTTGGTTTTGGACTCCGCCACAGTGAAATttctggttttaaatattttgttcagaCATTGAATCCTTTCAAATACTCAGATGAATATTTGGTAAAGCTGGAATGGATGTTTGTTAATTGtaaaatcttagaaaataaatgtaagacaCTGAAGAACTGCTCCTTTAATCACTCATTGGAATGGCTAATGACACATACTTTTGACATGGCCGTTATTGAAGGGAGTTATGAAATATACAATGCTGTGTATGCTTTTGCCCATGCACTCCATGAGATGACTTTACAAAATGTTGATAATCTTCTCCTTGACaattataaagaacaaaattataacTGCAAGAAGGTAGTACTTCTTCCATTATATGATGTTTCATGTTATCAATGTCTTTAAGACTCTCTTAGATGCCTAAACCAAATGTACTAGAATATATGTTATAAAATAGAATGATTTATGAACCCTTTTCCTACTGTTCATTTAATTCTATTATTAGTCTGAAAGTCTATTGTAATGGGAATGTAATAGAAGTTATAATTTGTGAATGtaacaactgtaattttgtttcaGATCACCGGAATCtaatcacatatttttttttctttttcttttttttttggagctgggggccgaacccaggaccttgcgcttgctaggcaagagctctaccactgacctaaatccccaacccctcacatatTTTAACACTGAAAACATATTCAATCTTTCCTTATGGATCCACTCAATATTGCACCTTATTCATTAATTGCCAAACATATTCTAATCACTGTAGGGGATTGTTTTAGCAAGAGATTGCAACTTTTTTTAGTTCTCATTGTAGTCTAGGGACATAACTTGCTGCTCTGAGATTATTTACAGGGAAAATACTGCCTAAATTCAGGTTACTACACGCCTGTGTGCTCCTGTACGTGggtgtatatttgtatttttctgtttctgtatagTAGTGTTTATACATATACAGATGAACCAGAGACAGGTAACATTAGATGACTcatatatgtatttctgtatcttcatctATGTCAGTCTATGGCAGTTAACATATATTTGTCTGTGTTTCAATTACTTTTTGTATGGTTGACTTTGTCTAAATTTATATTCCTGTTTATATTTATCAATGCATGTGTCtatatttgcttgtttggtttgtgtggttttgtgtatgtTCTTTTATTGATACTCTGAGAGTACACAGGAAATAGTGCTAGAATTCAGTTTActgcatttctgtgtgtttatgtgtgtggatgtatgttaCTGTATATTCTTTGAATATCTGTGTTCATTTCTACATCTATGTTTATGTCTACATACAGatgatgtagagagagagagatacatagtAATAGATgattcagatgtgtgtgtgtgtgtatgtgtgtgtgtgtgtgccttttgtATACCTATATTTTTTTGTCTGTGTCAGAGAACAAAAAATTTGACTGTGTTTCAATTACTTTCTGTATGGTTgatttttctaaatgtttattcttacatatatttatcacagcaaacatacattttcctgtgtgttttctgtatactTCTTTCATTTAATCATTTCTCTATCCTGGTCTGTATGTCTTTTTATGAGAGCATCAACTTGTCTGTGTGCCAATGTCATTCAGTGAAGGTGTTAGTATTTGTTTTTGTCTACCTATGTATATTTTTTGTGCATGTTTTTgcatgtgtttctatgtgtgtacctgtataaTTAcgttttgtgtttctgtgttggtTTGACTTTCTGGATGCATATTCTGGCTCTGTTTGTATCtgtattttcatatgtgtatttgagcatatatgtgtatgtttgtgtaataAGTGTGAGCTTCTTCCTTGTATATAACTCTATAAGAAATCCAGGCTgtctatttttcatattttcacatattttatacTACAAATTCATGTTTGGTATCTGCATGATCTTTGTGCTTCTGTTCTAAATTCCTCTTAGATTATTGAAATTACAAGAACATTATAGTTTTGTTTATCCCTTAGTTTTCACTGAGGTTTTCCACCAGCATACTCTCAATAAAGTTTCCTTTAAGATGAAACAAGAATGCATTTTCTTACATTAAGGAATATAGTATATTTTACATTATGGTGCCTGTCTTTCAGGTTTATTCCTTTCTGAGCAAGATTCAATTCACAAATCCTGTTGGAGACAGAGTGAATatgaatcaaagaaacaaactgaaggaagagTATGACATTTTCTACAATTGGAATTTTCCACAGGGACTTGGATTTAAAGTGAAAATAGGAATATTTAGTCCATATTTTCCAAAAGGTCAACAGCTACACTTATGTGAAAATATGATAGAATGGTCCACAGGAAGTATACAGGTAGGTTAGATCTAACTGTACTGATTTAAATTAGACTGTTAAGAATGTGCATCCTACCTTCCTTGAATCTGGTAAAATGTAATGATTGTCATGCAAGAGACCAATTTCTACCCTCCTAAactatgtttcttctttttattttttcagatgaGTTTTTAATAATTCACTGAGAATTTCTAACATGCATATCATGTAGTTGCATCATATCAGAACCTGTTTCTTGTATTTACCATTAACATAAAATAGTTTTACAAAACAATTTGATACTATTTCCAGTAAACTGAGCAATTCTATTAGTGCTACTTTTACTACTATAGAGTGACTTCTAGTCTTATAATGAACTTCTTTAAAATATGCTTAAATCTCTGGTTCATTGTAAATGCGACATAATAAAGTCACcaatttttattatgtaattttaaagTCTATTTACTAAAGTCCTAAATTTCCAACACCTCTAGCTAACCATACATAAACATGttatgacaattttattttatgaactgtATCTTATTTTTCctggtttatttaaaatatgaataaggGTGTTGCTTTAATGAATGTATATCTGTGGTACACCTGCATTTTTGGTATATATGGATGACTGAAGAGTATTCGAATCTCAGAGCATTTGCAAGAGCTCAATACTACTCAGTGGGGGTTAGAAATCACATTTGGGTCCTCTACACTGGTAGCAATTGTTTTAGAGAGCTAAGGCATGTGGATAGCCCTTATTCATACCTTGTGAAAGATAAAGGTgattaaagtaaaaatttcagCATCAATTCTGGCATAAATTATTCAAAAAAACAAGGACATGCATAGTTTCCTTCTCAATATGGGGAAGAATTGGTAATAATAAAGTTTGCTTTGGAgaaattttaaacttaaatatcTCGTATTCATACTACATATAGTATAGGGATGCATTCTGTTGTGCTTGATTTTAATGTGTAATATTCAAAATGCCCCAAACAAAGTTGGTTTTAAGTCTTCGTGCTTAAAATTAAGTGATTTTCAGTTTGCTCATACTGTACAAAATTTATTGTTGATGTTTTTCCCAATGCAATTAAGAATATCATTCTTaggaaaaagaacataaaagggTAAAGTAAAGTTACAGAGCTAGATATACataaaaaagatagcattaaaATCTCTTGTGTTTTCCACCAGGCCCTACTTGACTCTTACTAACACATTCACTGAAaaactatagattttttttaaaaatccaaccaGTGTTCTATTCATATATATCATAATCCCATTGTGGAAACtagtaaataaaaatggaaaaacatcaGAGAAATATGATTCAAACCTTAGAGTCACAAACCTAATTTGGAATATAGTCAAGGTTATactaaaaaaagaatcaaaaatgattataagaatgttaaaaaaaatcaaggaatgaAGTAACCACCTCTTAgagaatacaatgaaaatatcaaaattttattAAACACTGTATGAGTATATGACAAAGAACATCCAGAGAGTTATAAAATAATGAGCAAATTTCAAACTAAAatatgaaatggaaaaacaaaataaaacaaataaataccttaGTGAAAAGACACACAAAATGAATACTCCACGTTCAAGATAGCATGAAATACATGAAGACAAGACATAAGAATTAGAAACCTCAAAAGATGACacagattaaaacaaagaaaaaatgaaaatcacaatGACTAAGGGAGCATGATTAAAAGATCAAATGTAAAACCTAAGGGAAcaatacaaggaaggaaacacTCTAGGTATCAATAGTAAATTCATTATATTGTAGCCCTACATTTTCAAACTAATATGGGGTATGGATACCTGTCTAGTATCagcatttaaaaagcaaatgataaatgttaaaaatgaaatatttcttgacatatttaactttttttgtgGAACAAAGGGAGGATATGAAAGCTGCAAGAGAGAACTCCATAGGAAGTCCCTCCGGGATGTCAGCAGGTTCCACCAGcaaaactcatttttaaattaaagtagttaatgaattcattcatttaatatcTTTATATCTGTACACAAATTTACCCTGCTTACTCTCTACTTCTAGTCCTTCTCctattcttcccctctttctcatccaatattccttccttcttcagaaaaggggagcccACGGTAATACATCAATTTACTTTGGCATATCATATTGCACAACAACTAGGCACAGTTCCATGTTCTCCTAATGGGACTACGGGAGGCAGCAGAGAAGGTAGTAAGATTCAGAGGGCACAAccctttgtcttcatattttttcctcttggtatttttgtttccctttctcagAAGTTTTGAtgcatcaacactttggtcttccttcttcttgagttcatttgGTTTCTAGATTGTATTTTGTGTGTTCCTAGCTTGACCTTTTGGGCTTATAtttgcttatcaatgagtgcataacaaaggacatccagtgactgccccacctgggggaatccatcacatatacaaacaccaaacacagacaatattgaggatgccaagaagtgcatgctgacaggagactgatacaactgtctcctgagaggctgtaccaCAGCCTGAAATATAAGGTGAATATAAGGTGGAAgctcacaggcaaccattgaactgagaatgaggtccccagtGAACTAgtcaaagaaaggaatgaagtagctgaaagggtttggaacaccataagaagaacaataataacaaccaaacatcccagagcttccagggactaagctaccatcccaagaatacacaccaatggacctatggctccatctacatgcatagcagaggatgaccttgttgggctttggtgggagaagagacccttggtccAGTCAAGGCTCAAAGcaccagtgtagggtaatgccatgGCTagcaggtgggagtgggtggtgtcAGTAAAGGAGCACTCCcacagaagcaggaaaagaaTGGATggaatagcaggtttctggaggggaaactgggaaagtggataacatttaaaatgtaaattaaaagatcctaaaaaagacaaaatgtaaaagaaaaaaatcagaagggCAGACAACAAAATCAGACACAGGACCTGCTACTGCTTTTAGGTGCCC
Encoded proteins:
- the LOC116894610 gene encoding vomeronasal type-2 receptor 116-like, with product MLTVILLIFLLNIPLLVASLIYPRCFWSMKNEYQDRNLGTGCMFFIVAVQQPVEKEYFSHISNIQTPTENQKYPLALAFSMNEINRNPDILPNMSLAFKSSVHSCYLESQYTSLFSLALQNHEILPNFICTEDIKCGVVLSGLKWETTVTLHIILNNFMFQQFRQLTYGHFHPALYDHENFPHLYQMASDDTSLALALVSFIIHFSWNWIGLAISDNDQGTHFLSYLRREMEKNTVCFAFVNIIPVNMNLYMSRAELYYSQIMTSSANVVIIYGDTGNTLAVSFRMWESLGIRRLWVTTSQWDVTPLKKDFTFDNGYGTFGFGLRHSEISGFKYFVQTLNPFKYSDEYLVKLEWMFVNCKILENKCKTLKNCSFNHSLEWLMTHTFDMAVIEGSYEIYNAVYAFAHALHEMTLQNVDNLLLDNYKEQNYNCKKVYSFLSKIQFTNPVGDRVNMNQRNKLKEEYDIFYNWNFPQGLGFKVKIGIFSPYFPKGQQLHLCENMIEWSTGSIQMPTSVCSADCGPGFRKVWKNGMPACCFDCSPCPENEISNETNLELCVQCPEDQYANKEQNHCIHKARIFLTYDEPLGMALSLMALCLAALTVVVLGVFVKHHRTPIVKANNCTLTYILLITLIFCFLCPLFFIGHPNSATCILQQITFGVVFTVAISTVLAKTTTVILAFRVTAPHRMMKYFLVSRASNYIIPICTLIQIIVCAIWLGASPPSVDIDAQSEHGHIIIVCNKGSVTAFYCVLGYLACLAFVSFTLAFLSRNLPVTFNEAKSMTFSMLVFCSVWVTFLPVYHSTKGKVMVAVEIFSTLASSAGMLGCIFVPKCYTILFRPDRNSLQLIKEKSSSHTHIL